The DNA region AACGGAATTCAGTTTTCGCTCTTGGGAGGTTTGGAACGTTTCTTGCCAAGGCTCTCTTTCCCTAAAGTATGGCTTTAAAATCAATCTAGGTTCTAGGACGGTTTCGTTTGTTCTCTAAATTTTTTGCTCCCAAAAACGCGATGACCATTTCGGATGATCTCTTCACAGAAGTGATGTTACGAAACAACAAACGGATGTTTTTGTCTTTTCTTTCGATTTTGGCCCTCGCTAATATCGCCACACTTTCCATCAAAATTTCAGGAAAAGGTTCTGATTATCTAACCTATGAAAGTATCTTAATAGAATTTGTCCTAGCCACCTCCATTTTGATTGTTGGTTTTTTACTTTCTACTAAATTAAAAACACATTGGGCATCCAGTTACATTTCGATCACCGGTGTTACCTTATGTTTACTTGTATTCCAATATGTGATTTATGGAGCTACTGAACTAGCCGCAACTTTTTATATTTCCTTTGTTCTCAGTGTATTGTACTTCAATCGAAATGCTTCCATTTATAATTTTATTTTAATTATCTTTTCTGAAATTCTTTTGTTTGTATTACGACCTGAACTCATTCCTGGAGGCCCAAGAAGTAATATCATCGTTAGGTTTCTCATTTTTGTTTGGGTAGGAATTGGGGCCACTGTGGGAGCAACGGCTACAAGAAATTTACTCAATTTAGCGGTGGAAAAACAAAAAGAAGCAAAAAAGGCTTTAGACAATTTATTGAATATGGCAAAAACCATCCTCAGAACTATTGATCTGATGAAAGAACAAATCAGAAACCAAGACACCATTTCTGAAGAATTAAAACAAATTTCGGAACACCAAGCATCTTCTCTTTCTGAAATATCAAATTCTTTAAAAGAACTATCTTCCAAAGCAGATTCTAATAATAAAATTGCCAAATTGTTGTATAACGAATCAGAAGTGTCTATTCAGTCTGTGAATGATTTAAAAACCATCAATGAAACTGTCCAAGTAGGAACAGGAAGGATTTATAAAAATTTAGATGTAGTCATGGGTTATTCTAATGATACCTCTGAACATATCCAACTTTCAAAAAGTAAGTTCAATATCCTAAAAGAAAAAAGTACAGAGATATTCGACTTTGTCTCTGTGATCAATGACATTGCCGATAAAGTAAACTTGTTATCGTTAAATGCATCCATAGAAGCAGCAAGGGCAGGGGAACATGGACGAGGGTTTGCTGTTGTGGCCGAAGAAATATCGAAGTTAGCTGCTGCGACCACTCGTAATTCCAAAGAAATTTCAAAGATCATCCAAGAGAATCTTTCTCTCATCGGTGAAAGTAGTGAACTCATCAATCGGTCTTCTAGTATGATGGGAAAATTGGATTTTGCCATTGGCTCCATCAAAGAAGAGATCACAGGGGTTGGTTCCAAAATTGTAGAGATTGACAAAGCCATCGAAACTATCGACAATCTGAATACGCGGATTTACGAAACCAGTAAAACCATCGAAAACTCCACCAACTTCCAAAAGATCGCGACCGAGGAGTCCACGAAAATCACTGCCGACATTTCAGAATCTGCGGCAAACATTGTCGAAATTTCCAAACATATCTCGGAAAGCAGTAAATCCACGGGAGGGATCATTGTTCAGCTGGATTCCTTGGCCCAGGAGATGACAAAATAGGCATTAGAATGCAGATATTCCTCGCTTAGGATCGAATCCTCGCAAACCCTGCTGGCCTTCCACAAAAAGTGAGTGGGAACTCATTTCCTGGTTGACCAAATCGTTTGAGTACGCATTGTCCATGGTTTGTATACGCACGCACAACTATGAACCGATACTCACAGATTGTTCTTTTTTCCTTCGTTGTTTGCTTTTTTTTAGCAAACCCCATTTCTCTCTCCGCGCAGGAATACATTCCCAGTGCCGGTTGCGAAAAAGATCCTCCGCCAAAAAACCTTCCCTTTCCTATGGATCCGACCAAACAACTTTGTAAAAAGGATATAGAGGACAAAAAAGATAGTTGGTATCTAACGGGTTTGCCACTCATCAACTCCGATCCTAACGAAGGGATCGGGTATGGTGCCCGTGCTTATATTTATGATAATGGAAAAAAAACCGATCCGCTTTTTCATTATACTCCCTATCGTATGCGCGTATTTGCACAATATTTCAATACTAACAAAAATGCTCAATACCACCAAGTCAGTTTGGATATGCCTTTTATTGCCGACACACAATGGAGGTTACGTGCGGATTTATTTTTAACTATCACACCCACAACATTGTATTTTGGAATTGGGGAAGATAGTATGAAACCTCTATCCTATTTGGATCGTAACCAACCGGATGGAAGGCATATAGTGAATGCAAGTTATATGGACCAAGAAAACAACTTGGCTTACTACAGACCAGGAACAAGTTCTGATCCCATTAGTTTAGGAGGGAAAACATATTCCGGATTTCCACAAGGCCAAGGTTATGTTGTCACTGATAAAATGTACAACCGTTATACGATAGAAACTCCGATGGCAACCGCAAGTACAGAACGTTCGTTTGTTGGTGGAACAGTAAGATTGGTTGCTGGTTTAAAATTTTCAAATAACATAGTTAGGACTTATGACGGTAAGTTGGCCCGTGGTGTGGATCCACTTCTGGGTGGTGAACATACAGCAGATGTTCCCAATGGAAAAACTCGACTCACCGAAGATTATGAAGCCAAAAAGATCATTGGATATAATGGTGGTTATGTGAACTCCCTTCGTTTGGGTCTTGTTTACGACACTAGAGATTTTGAACCAGATCCAAACTCCGGAATATTTGCAGAAGCCACTTACGAAAAACATACCAAAGCCATTGGATCCGAATACGACTATCAAAAGTATTTTGCACAAACCAAACTCTTCTGGAGTCCTTTCCCTAAGGTATTCGATAAACTTGTCATCGCCAACCGATTTGGTTTGGGTGTGACCGAAGGAGAAACTCCATTTTATGAATATAGAAATATGTGGGGAACCGAAGGCCTTGTGGGGGGACTTGGAGGTCTTCGAACTTTACGTGGGTTTAAACAAGACCGGTTTGTGGGACGAGCTATGGGTTGGGGGAACACAGAAGTTCGTTGGAAGTTTGCCGAGGCAAGGTTTGGGGATGAATTTTTCGCCTTTAACTTAGTTCCGTTTTTTGATTACGGCCGTGTTTGGGACGATGAACATAAGTTAGGTTGGAAAGGTTATGCCTATTCTCGAGGGCTTGGACTTCGGATTGCATGGAACCAAGCCACCATCATTATGATCGATTATGCAAAGTCTAGAGAAGACGAACAATTGTTTGTAAACTTCAGCCACGTATTTTAGAATTTAAGATTTAAAAAACGGAACAAACCAAATGTGGGCGGCTCACGGGCACTAAGTTCCCAATGGGCCCGTAGGACTTGACCGGGCTACTCCAGGGTGCGCGTTCCGCTCCCGTCACCTGTCATCTAACGATGACAAGTGACCAAGCCTTTCGTATCCCTGCCGCAAGAACTTTTGTATTCTTTAGTATAAAGTTCTTTAAGATAAATTCGATAAAGATTATTGTTATCAAGCTGGGAAATCATATGAAATTAATTTTCACTCTATTCATGACTGTATTTTTTGTAAGTTCCGTTTCAGCACAATGGAAAGATCCATCGGAAAGATTAGAATGGAACAAGGAAGTTGAAAAAAAATGGGGTCAAAAAAATACTCCAGATTCAAACGGAAAATTATCTGTTAACAATCTAATTACCCTGGATACATATATTGATCCATTTTCTCAAAATATGGCAGAGGGAAGATACGGTACTAAGTTCTATTTTAAATATTATAGTTTTAAACTTCCGAAAGAATTCAAAAAAGGGGATACTCTTTTATTGAGAATCACTGAAGTCATCAATCCACTTGATTATTACTTGAGTCGTTTGGATCTAACATATAACGAAAGTTCAATTTTCGAATCTGGCGGAATGTTTCGAATGGATGCATTTTATAAAGGGAGGCCTGTCCCATTTGATGGTCCTGGCATTGAGGTGCAGTTTCCTGTACAGAATCCAACCAATGCTTACAATCTTTATTCTTATCAAAACAACTTGTGGGAAAAAAAACAAGATAATAAGGATATTCAAACATCAGTGAATACAACGGAATCAACTTCTGATAATTTTGAATTCAATCTAAGTTCGATTGATAAAATTGTCAGTGGTATAAAAGGTTTTGTTTGGTGGAATTTCGACGTTCCTCGTAAGAACATTACTTGTCTAACTGGACGGATTAAACCTTCTAATAGAAATTATTCAGTTTCAGTTATTGGAATTAGTAACCTTGGCGTAACTACAAAACAATTTTACACTGATGAGTTTCAGATAAATTATTTGCAGGATGTTATGGTTAAAGTCATCGTTGATGGTGATCATGAGATGTTGGGTGCATCCAATCATATCCAAACTAACAAAGTTGATAGTTATTTTTATAGTGATGACAATAAAAAAGGCAAATGCCAGAACATAGGTGAAATCAATATCAAAAAAGTTAGTCCTGAATTGAAAAACAATCGCGGAGAATTATTAAAATACCTAGGCCTGAATGATATTCTATAGAATAATTATCATAAGGTTACTCGTTCTTTTCTGCTTTCTCAAATAAAACTTTTAAGTCTCCTTCAATGGGTAAAACTTTCATAATTCCAATATTGGAACCACCAGTATTTCCAATCGGAACCCTACCGATGAGAGATCCAATCCCTGCCACGGCCAATCTGATGATTTGTCCAAAGACTTCTCTTTTGTCTTTTTTACGAATTCCCACTTTCAACATCCACCAATGGTTCACTGTATGGGGAAGAACAAACCTTTGTCCCAAAATATGGGCCCGTTCTAGGTGGAAAAAAGATTCTGTATACTTTGAATCTTTATAGAGTGTTTTGGCGATTTCCATTTCCTCTTGGAATGCTTTTTTTAGAATGGGGTGCATGCTCTAATTCTCCTCAAACAATTTTAGGTTTTTAAAACATTACTTGTCTACGATTTCCGATTCATCAAAACGGTGGTCTCTGTTTTGATCCAAATATCTTTTTTGTTTGGAACCTTTGGAATCAAAGATAATGTATTCATCAAATTCACCATCTTGGTCATTGTCTGCAAATTCTGCGGTTTTGATTCCGTTTGTATCATACGACCTTTGGATTGTGAAAAAATCAGTAAGATATGGATTAAAAAATTCAGAGGTTAATATTCCACTGAAATCATAAGTTTTTTGATTTAAAATTTTATCTGTTTCTTTGTCATAACAGGAAAGTTCAATGAGTTTTCTTGTTTTTTTATAATAAGTAGATGTACAATAGTTGTCTTCATCGAAATTATATTCATACAATTCACTTTCCATTGATTTTTTATATTTATTAAACTTATCTTTTTCCAAAGCAAACAGTAAAAGAAAGTATAAGTTCGAAATGAATAATATTCCAGAGACTATTGTCAGTATAAATTTTGTATCTTTTTTTCCCTTTAACTTAGTGAGTTCTCTATAACGATTGTATCTTTGTATGGGAAATACATCTTCCTCCGGAGCTTCTTCCGAATAAGAACCATTTTCAATAATTTCTAAGGCTTTCGTATAATCTAATTCTGAAACATAAATTTCCATTAAATTCGACTGTCTGGGAATCATTGCATTCAAAACATCCAGGTCTTCCCCTTTCGTCATAAACTTAACTTGGTTTGCTGCGAGGGCCGATTCTATGACTTTGATTTTGGTATAATCTGTAGAAGTATATATTAGTTTCATTAGTAGGTTAAATTGTTGGTATCTTCGATATTGTTTTCAAGTAATCTTCTGGGCTTAATCCAATTGTCTTTTTAAAATCTTTTATAAAGTGAGATTGGTCAAAATATCCTAATTCCAAAGCCATTTCTGCATATTGGATTGTTTTTTGGTTTTCGATCCTTTCGGCCACCCCTTGAATCCGGAAACGTTGGATGACCCATTTGGGGCTTACTCCCACATATTCTTGAAATAGTCTTTGGAGATTCCGAAGATTGATAGAAAATAGTTCTGCCAATTGTTCTACTGATTTAATGTTTCCATCTTCTTTGATTCGGTCGACTATCCTATTAATAAATGAAACTTTAAGATCAGGTTTTGGAAGGAGTGTTTCTAACCAAATTTCGATGAATTGGATTTTTTTTTCCACTTCGTCACTTTGAAAAATTTTATTTTCTAATTCAAAGACATCATCGTTTGTGATCTCCTGAATTGAAATTGTTTTGTTCGTCAGGGTAGCCACTGGTTTCTTAAAAAATGGATAAAATCCACCTGGTCGAAATTTGATTCCAAAAACAGAACCTTTCCCTTGTAAAAGAGTAGAGAATCTTCCTTTTGTGACTCCAAAAATTTTCGAATTTCCTTTTTCAAATACAATGTGAATACTAGGGAAAGGAAGGGTTTCAGCTAAATATGGTTTTTTATCTGTTAAGTCCCAACTTACAGTCCAATAATGTTCTATAAAAAAATCTAATTTCTCATTGGCAAAGTATCGATTGTGTTTGGCGAAAAGACTTGCGTTGTTTTGTCGTAAAACTCCTCTAGTTGGTTTTCCTTTTTCCCTCGCCATACAACTTATTTAGAGTTTTGTCGTGTTTTTACAATCCAAATCTTTTCATTTTTGATAGAGTATTTTAGAGGAAATTTATGAAATCGACAAATCAATTGAATCATAGCTTACAACTGAATTTAGAAAAAAGGATTCACTCTTCTTTGGAAATAGTTTGGGAAATTCTTACATCACCAAAATACATTAAAGAATATTTATATGGAACAGATGTTATATCAGATTGGAAAGAGGGAAGTTCTCTTGTTTTTAAAGGAGTTTGGGAAGGAAATTCTTACGAAGAAAACGGAATTATTCTTAGTTTTAAACCTCCCTATACATTCAAATACTCTTATTTTACAGCCTATTTTGGGTTACCAGACATCCCGGAAAACTATTCAATCATCGAGAACCAACTCTCCGAAGAAAATGGAATTGTAACCATTCACCTAAAACAAATTGGTTTCACTGCCGAAGATAAATTAAAACATTCTGAGGAAAGTTGGAATCAATGTTTGGATATTATTAAACAAATTGCTGAAAAAACTTGAGAAAATACTTTCCAAAAAAAGAACTCTATTGATACAATTTCCGTTTATGGACTCGAATCAAATCACAGTACAATCCACTATCAGTGCAGACAATAAAAAAGTTTGGGACTACTATACTTTACCTACGCACATCATCCATTGGAATTTTGCCTCCGACGATTGGCAATGTCCCTGGGCCAAAAACGATCTAACGGTTGGTGGTAAGTATAGTGCAAGAATGGAAGCCAAAGACGGAAGTTTTGGTTTTGAGTTTGAAGCAACTTATGACAAAGTCATCGATCAAAAATTAATTAGTTATATTATGGAAGATGGTAGAAAGGCAAGTGTGTCCTTTGAAGTTTTGGGAAACCAAACTCAGGTAACCGTAACGTTTGATGCAGAAAACCAAAATCCAATTGAAATGCAAAGAGGTGGATGGCAAGCTATCCTTGATAATTTCAAAAAATACACAGAATCCCACTAAACTTAGGTTAGGCTCTTTCGCGTATTCGTGGTTACCTCTATGTTTATTTTGAACTTAAAGAAATTAGCAGAGAGGCATCTTGGTTCATAAAAATATTTTTCCCATGATGGAATGTTTTTATTTCTATATTTTTAAATCCAACCTCGGTCAATAATGATTCTAAGTGTGATCTGTTGAATCCATTGTGTACGTTAGGATGATTGATGTTTTCATTTTTATCAAAATCCACAATGATCAATTTCCCATCTGTGTTTAAGATGGAGTAAAATTGTTTCAGTAAAGTGAGCGTATCGGGAACATGAAGTAAAACCAAAGATGCCAAGATGATGTCGGAATTGATCTTGGATTTCAATTTTGTAAAATCAGAATCAATTACTTTTGCAAGGTCCTTTCGTTCTACCGTATCATATTTGCTAGCAATTTGATTGAATCGATTTGGTTCCATAACGGGGATTTCTTTTGTTTAGACCCGTTCCTTCTACTTCAAACTAAAAATAATCTCCATTCCCTTTTCGTTCTTATGAATTTCTCTCTTTTTCTTTGGATTTTCATCGTCTTTTATATCAAATGCCTTCCTGGAATCTATTGGTCAAAAAATTCTTTAAAGAATCGATTCTCTTGGTTTCAGTATTCCTTCTCTACCTAGTTGTCGGAAAACTAAGTCTAAATCTATCTTCGATTGATGGATACAGTACTCCGGTTTGGCCACCAGCTGGATTGGCACTTGGATTCGTGTTATTATTTGGGAAACGTGTTTGGCCTGCTTTGTTTTTGGGAGCTTACTTTACCAATACCACGTATTTCCCCACTTCAGAAACTTGGATTGAGTTTCTGATTTCTAACCCACAAAACATAACCATATCACTCGGGAATTCCAGTTCGGCTGTTTTAGGAGCTTATTTTTTAAAAAAATATTCGGATCCCAATTTGAATATTTTCCAAGTCCACGAACTTTTGGTATTTTTTATTTTAGCAGGTCCAGTCACTGCATTCATTGCTTCTACTATTGGAAGTTTTTCTTTATATTATTTTAAGATCATTTACTTTGAGTTTCTTTTTCAAACTTGGCTTACTTGGTGGATGGGTGATTCTATCGGGATTATTATTTTTACTCCTCTTCTCATTCTTATTTGGAAATGGTATTTAGGGGAAGAGAAACTCATAAGATTAATTATCTTTGCTTCGGCAACAATGAGTACATTTGTTTTTACCTTATCAATTTTTTTCATTACAAGAAACTGGGAAAAAGAATTTATCAAATACCGAATCAAATCAGATGGACATATTATATCTAGCGATATAGAAAACCGACTTTATGAAAACATAAGGCTTGTTAAATCATTAGGGGCTTTTATTTCTTTAACGGAAAACTTAAATCGTCAATACTTTGAACAGTTTTCCAACGGAATCATTGGCGACTCCAGTAGTTTTACTGCATTATCATGGAATCGTCTGGTATCTAATTCGTCGCGTGCCGTTGTGGAGGCTCAACTTAAAAAAGACTACTCCGAATCAAATGGGGTCACAATCAGAAAAGAAAATAGAATGTTACGATCTCCAATCAGTGATAAATATGTTTTGATTCGATACATTCATCCTTATTTAGAAAATAAACAAGCTGTTGGGTATAACTTACTTTCTGATCAAGTTAGGAAGGATGCTCTATTCAGTGCAATGTCTAGAAAAGACATTGAGATAACCGGTAAAATTAATTTAATACAAAATTTAGATAATAACTTGGGTTTTTTGCTTTTTTATCCTGTGACCCGATGGAATGGAGAATTTGGATTTGCCACTGCAGTGATTCGGCTTGAATCCATTATCAATAAATCACTTGTTAGTAATGATCCAAATCATTTGTGTATAAAAGTTGAGGAATTTAAAGATCCTTTTCATACAGATATTTTTTCAAAAGATTGTTTGAACAATGAAGAAAGGATATTTGCAGATTATTTTTATGAATACCCAATCACAATTGGGTCGCATGTATTAAACATAAGAGCAATTGCTACGAAAGAGTATTTTCAAAAAAATCTTACGAATGCATCACGATTTATTCTAATCATTTCATCCTTACTAACAGGACTTCTCGGAATCCTTTTACTCATCATTATGGGTAAAGAAAAAAGCATTCAAGACATAGTTGAAAAAAGAACTTTCGAATTGGAAAAAGCCAATCTTGTGAAATCAGAGTTTTTGGCAAATATGAGTCATGAGATTCGTACGCCCATGAATGGGGTTTTAGGAATGTTAACTTTATTAGAACAAACTAATGTTGATTTAGAACAAAAAGATTATTTGGATAATGCAAAAAAGGCAGTTTTGTCGTTATTGACAATCATCAACGACATCCTAGATGTCTCAAAATTAGAAAATAAAAGATTAGAGATGGATCTAAAGCCTACAAATATACATAAACTATGTAAGGATTTGATTCAACTTTTTATACCAGATGCGCGTAAGAAGAATTTGGAGTTTTATGTCAATGTATCTGGTTTGGATTCCAATCTTTATGCGTTAGTGGATGAAAATCGTCTTCGTCAAATATTGATTAATTTAATTGGAAACGCATTGAAATTTACGTTCACTGGATCTCTAAGTTTGGATGTAAACTTGAGCGAAGATCGAAATTATATAGTGTTCACAGTCAAAGATACTGGAATTGGGATTTCGCCAGAAAACATTTCTAGGTTATTCAATCGTTTTGTCCAACTAGAAGATTCAAGAACAAAAAAATTTGAAGGTTCTGGGCTTGGTCTTTATATTTCTAAACAACTTGTTAATTTGATGGGTGGGGAAATTGAAGTACAAAGTGTTTTGAATGTAGGATCAACATTTCAGTTTACAATTCCTTTTGAAGAAACGGATCAAAGAGAAATACAGATTGAAAACTTACATTTGAAGTTAGTTGGAGAAAATGATCATTTCCATGTGTTGATCGCAGAAGATAATTCTTTAAACCAAAAATTTATAGTGAAATTATTTGAGAAAGAAAATATTAAAACGAGTGTTGCTACTAACGGAATCGAAGTGATCCAGTTGTTAGATGAATCGCTGGTCCATATTGATAATAGATTTGATATGATCCTTATGGACATACAAATGCCTCTCATGGATGGAATGGAAGCTACAAAACTCATTCGGAAACGTAATGATTCATATCGAGATATACCTATCATTGCCATCACTGCAAATAGTATGGATTCTCAACTAAAAGAATATTTGGAAAATGGAATGAATGGGTATGTAAAAAAACCAATCATCCTTACTGAGTTGATGACAGCCATTTATAAAAATTTAAAAAAATAACCTTATTTTTTTAAATTTCCCCTCGTTTTATTCCATTGACAAAATATGTCTCATTCAGTTTATTTAGATTCTATTCCGGGAGGAATGAGGTGGAACTCCTCAACTGACGGCGCAACCGTAAATTCTTATCCAATAAAGATAAGGAAAGTCGGATCTTCCCACATATGAATCGCCCGTAAACGATCATCTGTACCGAAAATTTTTTCAGGGCCCCGGACTATTGCTACCGGGATACCCACACCTTCTTCCAAACAAGTTGTAGTGTTCCGGGTCGATGAGATTTGGCCGTGGAAAACAAACATTCCATTCCAGTCTTTACCAACAAATGTATGTTTGTTGGTAATATATGTAATACTCCTTTGGCAAAGGATACATATACAAATATAAAAATTGTAAACCTGGAGTTGTTGGATGGATTACCAATCGGAAGTTTTATTAAAAGAGAATCAGGATCGATTTGTGATCCTTCCCATCAAGTACCCTAAAATTTGGGAGATGTATAAGAAACAACAGGCTTCCTTTTGGACTGCTGAAGAAATTGATTTAAGTAGCGATTTAGATGATTGGAATTCCTTGTCCAATAACGAAAGGTTTTTTTTAAGTAATGTTTTGGCATTTTTTGCAGCAAGTGATGGAATCGTAAACGAAAACTTAGCTGTCAACTTTATGCGTGAAGTCCAACTTCCTGAAGTTAGGTGTTTTTATGGGTTTCAAATTATGATGGAAAATATCCATTCAGAAACCTATTCACTTTTAATTGATACATACATCAAAGATCCAAAAGAAAAACATAAACTCTTCCATTCTATAGAAACCATTCCTGCTGTAGAAAAAAAAGCCAAATGGGCTTTACGTTGGATTGGTGAAGGTAATTTTGCGGAACGATTACTTGCCTTTGCCGCAGTGGAGGGAATCTTTTTTAGCGGAAGTTTCTGTGCCATCTTTTGGATGAAAAAACGAGGTCTCCTTCCTGGCCTTAGTTTTTCCAATGAACTGATCAGTCGCGATGAAGGTTTGCATTGTGAGTTTGCTTGTATTCTTTTTAAAATGTTACAAAACAAACCAAGTGCCGATCGTGTTTACGAAATATTTACAGATGCAGTCAATATCGAAAAAGAATTCATCACCGAATCATTGTCAGTGGATCTTATTGGTATGAACGCTAAACTAATGCGACAATACATTGAATTTGTAGCTGACCGTTGGCTCATTGAACTTGGATTTGAAAAACTTTATTATTCCGCAAATCCTTTTGATTTTATGGAAATGATTTCTTTACAAGGGAAAACAAACTTTTTTGAAAAACGAGTAGGGGATTACCAAAAGGCCGGTGTTTTAAATTCGGAACAAGGTTTTACATTCTCTCTAAATGAAGATTTTTAAAAATTTAAGATAAGGAAATTATATGTTCGTACTCAAAAGAAATGGAAAAAAGGAATCAGTAAAGTTTGATAAAGTCACAGCTCGGATTGAAAAATTATCCTATGGCCTGAGTCGATTGGTTAGTCCCATCGATGTAGCCAAAAAAGTCATCGAAGGAATTTATGACGGCGTCAGTACTTCGGAACTAGACAATCTGGCAGCTGAAATTGCAGCATCCCTTACCACCAAACATCCTGACTATGCACTTCTTGCTAGTCGTATCGCCGTAAGTAACCTACACAAAAACACAACTAAATCTTTTTCGGAAACAATGGAACGGTTGTATTCTTATATCGATCCTAAAACAAAAAAAGTTATGCCTTTGATTGCAGAAGACGTATGGGAGATCGTAAAACAACATTCGGAACTGTTAGATAGTTCCATTATTTATGACAGAGACTTTGGGTTTGATTATTTTGGATTTCGAACTCTCGAAAAATCTTATTTGTTAAAACTCGACGGCAAAATTGTAGAACGCCCGCAACATATGTATATGCGTGTAGCCCTAGGTATCCACAAACATAGAATTGACGATGTAATCAAAACTTATCATTTAATGAGCGAACGTTGGTTTACACATGCAACGCCCACTCTTTTTAATGCAGGAACACCTAAACCACAAATGAGTAGTTGTTTTCTTTTGACGATGAAAGACGACAGCATTGATGGGATTTATGATACCCTCAAACAAACAGCAAAAATTTCACAGAGTGCCGGTGGGATCGGACTTTCCATTCATAACATTCGAGCCACAGGTTCTTATATTGGAGGAACTAACGGAACCAGTAACGGAATCATTCCCATGTTACGTGTGTTTAATGATACGGCACGATATGTAGACCAAGGTGGTGGAAAACGAAAAGGTGCCTTTGCTATCTATTTAGAACCATGGCATGCTGATATCTTTCCGTTTTTGGAATTAAAGAAAAATCATGGTAAAGAAGAGATGCGTGCTCGTGATCTGTTTTTTGCTCTCTGGATTTCAGATCTATTTATGAAACGAGTGGAAGAGGGTGGTGATTGGAGTTTGTTTTGTCCAAATGAAGCCCCTGGGCTTTCTGATGTGTATGGGGAAGAGTTTGTTTCTTTATACGAACAATATGAAAGAGAAGGGCGAGCACGAACTAAAGTCAAAGCGCAAGACCTCTGGTTTGCCATTGTGGAATCACAAATAGAAACAGGAACTCCTTATCTATTATACAAAGATGCAGCCAATTCTAAAAGTAAT from Leptospira noumeaensis includes:
- a CDS encoding ribonucleotide-diphosphate reductase subunit beta produces the protein MDYQSEVLLKENQDRFVILPIKYPKIWEMYKKQQASFWTAEEIDLSSDLDDWNSLSNNERFFLSNVLAFFAASDGIVNENLAVNFMREVQLPEVRCFYGFQIMMENIHSETYSLLIDTYIKDPKEKHKLFHSIETIPAVEKKAKWALRWIGEGNFAERLLAFAAVEGIFFSGSFCAIFWMKKRGLLPGLSFSNELISRDEGLHCEFACILFKMLQNKPSADRVYEIFTDAVNIEKEFITESLSVDLIGMNAKLMRQYIEFVADRWLIELGFEKLYYSANPFDFMEMISLQGKTNFFEKRVGDYQKAGVLNSEQGFTFSLNEDF
- a CDS encoding ribonucleoside-diphosphate reductase subunit alpha is translated as MFVLKRNGKKESVKFDKVTARIEKLSYGLSRLVSPIDVAKKVIEGIYDGVSTSELDNLAAEIAASLTTKHPDYALLASRIAVSNLHKNTTKSFSETMERLYSYIDPKTKKVMPLIAEDVWEIVKQHSELLDSSIIYDRDFGFDYFGFRTLEKSYLLKLDGKIVERPQHMYMRVALGIHKHRIDDVIKTYHLMSERWFTHATPTLFNAGTPKPQMSSCFLLTMKDDSIDGIYDTLKQTAKISQSAGGIGLSIHNIRATGSYIGGTNGTSNGIIPMLRVFNDTARYVDQGGGKRKGAFAIYLEPWHADIFPFLELKKNHGKEEMRARDLFFALWISDLFMKRVEEGGDWSLFCPNEAPGLSDVYGEEFVSLYEQYEREGRARTKVKAQDLWFAIVESQIETGTPYLLYKDAANSKSNQKNLGTIKSSNLCTEILEFTSPDEVAVCNLASVALPKFVADGKFLFDKLYEIVYQMTVNLNRIIDENYYPVPEAKNSNLKHRPIGIGVQGLADVFILLRLAYESDAAKKLNIEIFETIYFAAMTASKDIAKEEGSYSSFAGSPLSQGIFQFDLWNVKPTGRWDFDSLRKEVVQFGTRNSLLVAPMPTASTSQILGNNECFEPYTSNIYTRRVLSGEFIIVNKHLLHDLIELGLWNSTMKNQIIASGGSIQSIPSIPDSIKEIYKTVWEMKQRALIDMARDRGAFICQSQSLNLFVESPTVSKLTSMHFYAWKQGLKTGMYYLRTKAATQAIQFTVEKGKEEIPMEKDIQSSSSQANKKEVNSEFVGEACSMEEGCLVCGS
- a CDS encoding ATP-binding protein, with the translated sequence MPSWNLLVKKFFKESILLVSVFLLYLVVGKLSLNLSSIDGYSTPVWPPAGLALGFVLLFGKRVWPALFLGAYFTNTTYFPTSETWIEFLISNPQNITISLGNSSSAVLGAYFLKKYSDPNLNIFQVHELLVFFILAGPVTAFIASTIGSFSLYYFKIIYFEFLFQTWLTWWMGDSIGIIIFTPLLILIWKWYLGEEKLIRLIIFASATMSTFVFTLSIFFITRNWEKEFIKYRIKSDGHIISSDIENRLYENIRLVKSLGAFISLTENLNRQYFEQFSNGIIGDSSSFTALSWNRLVSNSSRAVVEAQLKKDYSESNGVTIRKENRMLRSPISDKYVLIRYIHPYLENKQAVGYNLLSDQVRKDALFSAMSRKDIEITGKINLIQNLDNNLGFLLFYPVTRWNGEFGFATAVIRLESIINKSLVSNDPNHLCIKVEEFKDPFHTDIFSKDCLNNEERIFADYFYEYPITIGSHVLNIRAIATKEYFQKNLTNASRFILIISSLLTGLLGILLLIIMGKEKSIQDIVEKRTFELEKANLVKSEFLANMSHEIRTPMNGVLGMLTLLEQTNVDLEQKDYLDNAKKAVLSLLTIINDILDVSKLENKRLEMDLKPTNIHKLCKDLIQLFIPDARKKNLEFYVNVSGLDSNLYALVDENRLRQILINLIGNALKFTFTGSLSLDVNLSEDRNYIVFTVKDTGIGISPENISRLFNRFVQLEDSRTKKFEGSGLGLYISKQLVNLMGGEIEVQSVLNVGSTFQFTIPFEETDQREIQIENLHLKLVGENDHFHVLIAEDNSLNQKFIVKLFEKENIKTSVATNGIEVIQLLDESLVHIDNRFDMILMDIQMPLMDGMEATKLIRKRNDSYRDIPIIAITANSMDSQLKEYLENGMNGYVKKPIILTELMTAIYKNLKK